One stretch of Deltaproteobacteria bacterium GWA2_45_12 DNA includes these proteins:
- a CDS encoding 3-deoxy-7-phosphoheptulonate synthase encodes MNQDRLVINTNISGFEPIPTPAEVKKLLPATKKVLDHVLKSRTAIQDILDGKDKRHFIVVGPCSIHDTKAAIEYAEKLKELAKKVENTFLLAMRVYFEKPRTTVGWKGLINDPYLDDSFHLEKGIKIARKLLLKLNSMGLATATEALDPITPQYLAELISWSAIGARTTESQTHREMASGLSMPVGIKNGTDGSIKIAINALKSVRMPHHFLGINQAGKISKFSTKGNKYAHIVLRGGNGKPNYDAASIAACEKELEANGLRKNIVVDCSHDNSNKDHTLQPRVLEDCIAQIKNGNQSIVGFMMESFLFEGTQNIPEDLSQLKYGVSVTDKCMGWESTEKCLLEAAQKLKR; translated from the coding sequence ATGAACCAAGACCGTCTCGTTATTAATACAAATATCTCCGGATTTGAGCCCATCCCTACGCCGGCTGAAGTCAAAAAACTCCTCCCTGCCACAAAGAAGGTGCTCGACCATGTTTTAAAAAGCCGCACGGCCATTCAGGACATTCTGGATGGAAAAGACAAACGCCATTTCATTGTGGTGGGCCCCTGCTCCATTCACGACACAAAGGCCGCCATTGAATATGCCGAAAAATTAAAAGAGCTCGCAAAAAAAGTGGAAAACACCTTTTTGTTGGCCATGCGTGTTTACTTTGAAAAACCGCGCACCACTGTGGGCTGGAAAGGCCTTATTAATGACCCTTATCTGGATGATTCCTTTCATCTTGAAAAAGGGATCAAAATTGCCCGCAAACTTTTACTAAAACTAAACAGCATGGGGCTGGCCACCGCCACCGAAGCCCTCGACCCCATCACACCTCAGTATTTGGCCGAGCTTATCAGCTGGTCGGCCATTGGGGCCCGCACGACAGAATCCCAAACCCATCGCGAAATGGCCAGCGGGCTCTCCATGCCCGTGGGCATTAAAAACGGAACGGATGGCAGCATTAAAATTGCCATCAATGCCTTAAAATCGGTACGCATGCCCCATCATTTTTTGGGAATTAACCAGGCCGGGAAAATTTCCAAATTCTCAACCAAGGGGAATAAGTATGCCCACATTGTTTTGCGCGGCGGAAACGGCAAGCCCAATTATGATGCGGCCAGCATTGCCGCTTGCGAAAAGGAGTTGGAAGCCAACGGCCTGCGTAAAAACATAGTGGTTGATTGCTCCCACGACAATTCAAACAAGGACCACACTTTGCAACCCAGGGTTTTGGAGGACTGTATCGCCCAAATCAAGAACGGCAACCAGTCCATTGTGGGTTTTATGATGGAAAGCTTTCTTTTTGAAGGAACCCAGAACATTCCGGAAGACTTATCCCAGCTTAAATATGGTGTTTCAGTCACCGACAAATGCATGGGTTGGGAAAGCACAGAAAAATGCCTACTGGAAGCGGCTCAAAAGTTAAAAAGATAA
- a CDS encoding glycerol kinase, with product MNDLILSIDQGTTGTTVLILDKHLNLLAKKNNEFTQHYPQPGWVEHDAEEIWASTTKTIGEALQLASIDGNRIACIGITNQRETTTIWNRHTHTPIHRSIVWQDRRTAPFCEKLKKQGKAPKVRSKTGLVLDPYFSGTKIRWLLDNVPGAKKEALEGHLAFGTIDTWLLWKLTNGASHATDPSNACRTLLLNLKTLKWDEELLKLFGIPSSLLPEIKPNASPFGVTKNVPGLPDGIPISGMAGDQQSALFGQACFDVGEAKCTYGTGSFLLMNVGTKPVYSKKGLLTSVAWQLGNKITYALEGSSFIAGAAVQWLRDGLKIINSSSEIENLAASVPDNGGVYFVPALAGLGAPYWNPHARGMICGLTRGATKAHLARATLEGIAFQQLDILEIMQKDSGKKCKALKVDGGACANNLMMQFQADILGTKIVRPQTIETTALGAAFLAGLGVGLWKSQEEIRQSWKQDHIFEPQIPKAKRESLKKKWQEVVKKA from the coding sequence ATGAACGACCTCATCCTATCCATCGACCAAGGCACCACAGGAACCACTGTCTTGATTTTGGACAAGCATCTTAACTTGCTGGCCAAAAAGAATAATGAGTTTACCCAACACTATCCACAACCGGGTTGGGTGGAACACGATGCCGAAGAAATATGGGCCTCAACCACCAAAACGATCGGGGAAGCCCTGCAATTGGCCAGCATTGACGGAAACCGCATCGCCTGCATCGGCATTACCAACCAACGAGAAACCACCACCATTTGGAACAGGCATACACACACCCCCATCCATCGCTCCATTGTATGGCAGGACCGGCGTACAGCCCCGTTTTGCGAAAAACTTAAAAAACAGGGCAAGGCCCCCAAAGTGCGTTCCAAAACAGGTTTGGTGCTTGATCCTTATTTTTCAGGCACAAAAATCCGGTGGCTTTTAGATAATGTCCCCGGCGCCAAAAAAGAAGCTCTTGAGGGCCATCTTGCCTTTGGCACCATTGACACCTGGCTTTTATGGAAACTAACCAACGGGGCTTCCCATGCCACCGATCCATCCAATGCCTGTCGTACTCTTTTATTAAATTTAAAAACTCTCAAATGGGATGAAGAATTGTTAAAACTCTTTGGGATTCCTTCCTCCCTTCTTCCTGAAATAAAACCCAATGCCTCCCCTTTTGGAGTTACCAAAAATGTTCCCGGGCTTCCGGATGGCATCCCCATTTCAGGCATGGCCGGCGATCAACAATCAGCCCTTTTTGGCCAGGCCTGTTTTGATGTGGGCGAAGCCAAATGCACCTATGGCACCGGCTCCTTTTTATTAATGAATGTGGGGACCAAACCCGTTTATTCAAAAAAAGGTTTATTGACCAGTGTGGCCTGGCAACTGGGGAACAAAATTACCTATGCCTTGGAAGGCTCTTCATTTATTGCCGGAGCCGCTGTTCAATGGCTGCGTGACGGGCTTAAGATCATTAATAGTTCTTCCGAAATTGAAAACCTGGCCGCCTCCGTCCCTGATAATGGCGGCGTCTATTTTGTCCCCGCCCTGGCAGGTTTGGGAGCGCCTTACTGGAACCCCCATGCACGAGGGATGATTTGCGGGCTTACCCGGGGGGCCACCAAGGCCCATTTGGCCAGAGCCACATTGGAAGGCATTGCCTTTCAGCAACTCGATATTCTGGAGATTATGCAAAAAGATTCCGGCAAAAAATGCAAAGCCCTCAAAGTAGACGGGGGAGCCTGTGCAAACAACTTGATGATGCAGTTTCAGGCTGATATCTTGGGCACCAAAATTGTCCGCCCGCAAACCATTGAAACAACAGCATTGGGTGCCGCCTTTCTCGCCGGCTTGGGCGTTGGCCTATGGAAATCACAGGAAGAAATCAGACAATCATGGAAACAGGACCATATTTTTGAACCACAAATCCCCAAAGCCAAACGAGAAAGTTTAAAGAAGAAATGGCAGGAAGTGGTGAAGAAAGCGTAA
- a CDS encoding 2-oxoglutarate dehydrogenase E1 component produces MQDYLNSANAAYIDTLFDEYQNNPEQLDPTWKSFFDGLSFCEDKPEVIHTEGELHDRLEFEVKVLKLIQAYRDFGYVIADINPLERNPRTHPLLHLGAFGLNESDFDRECRVGAYFGLGVRRLDEILYLLKQAYCSPVTVELSHIDDPYCREWIQKKVESKILLQPILPDLQKKVLKKLTEAEVFENFIHKNFIGQKRFSIEGTDALIPMLDYLIEYAANRGADEIILCMSHRGRLNVLANIFLKDLKVMFAEFAGQLLQTNIISGDGDVKYHMGYSSEVATSRGRKVHLSLSHNPSHLEAVNAVAMGATRSKQKLKNDINKTRTIAVMIHGDAAFSGQGSVYELLTMSELPGYTIGGAVHIIVNNQIGFTTTPAEYRSQPQATDVAKMLEIPIFRVNADEPELALKCISLALDYRYTFKRDVVIDLLGYRRYGHNESDEPEFTQPVVYKAINQHPRVRQIYAEKLIREKVVSQEEVDALFQTSWKACEEAHLASKKAKVPPPKQAFGKRWTHLNSPPLGEKFFKPLKTGLPIENLIQLGGQLIQIPARFHLHKKFERFNQGRREMLEAKKGLDFGFAESLAFATLLTEGIPVRLVGQDTQRGTFSHRHAVFHDINDGHEYTPLNHLKARRADVEIINSLLSEYAALGFEFGQSLANPNKLTLWEAQFGDFANGAQIIIDQFVTSSAIKWQRYSGLVMLLPHGYEGQGSEHSSGRLERFLQACAQNNIQVCNLTTPAQYFHVLRLQIKRKFRLPLIIMTPKSLLRHSQASSPLSDLEKGSFEEIIDEADNELKAQRVILCSGKIYYELMAERKNHPKNKTAIIRVEQFYPFHELKMKGILKRYKKTKKIIWCQEEPKNMGGFYFMKNVLEPLLGSSELKYVGRSERASPADGHVHLHQKEQLRIVREALGM; encoded by the coding sequence ATGCAAGATTATTTAAATTCAGCCAATGCCGCTTATATCGACACTCTCTTTGATGAATATCAAAATAATCCCGAACAACTCGATCCCACCTGGAAATCATTTTTTGACGGGCTTTCCTTTTGCGAAGACAAGCCCGAGGTTATTCATACCGAAGGTGAACTTCATGACCGCCTTGAATTTGAAGTGAAGGTTCTCAAACTCATCCAGGCCTATCGCGATTTTGGTTATGTCATTGCCGATATCAACCCGCTTGAACGTAATCCGCGGACCCATCCGCTGCTCCATTTGGGTGCATTCGGGTTAAATGAATCTGATTTTGATCGTGAATGCCGGGTGGGGGCTTATTTTGGGCTTGGCGTTCGTCGTTTGGATGAAATTTTATACCTACTTAAACAGGCCTATTGTTCTCCGGTTACCGTAGAATTAAGTCATATCGATGATCCTTATTGCCGTGAGTGGATCCAAAAAAAGGTTGAATCAAAAATCCTGCTTCAACCCATCCTTCCCGATTTGCAGAAGAAGGTGTTGAAAAAGCTAACGGAAGCCGAGGTCTTTGAAAATTTTATTCACAAAAACTTCATTGGTCAAAAAAGATTTTCCATTGAGGGAACCGATGCCCTCATTCCCATGCTTGACTATTTGATTGAGTATGCGGCCAACCGGGGGGCGGATGAAATTATTTTGTGCATGAGCCATCGAGGGCGTCTGAATGTCTTGGCGAATATTTTTTTAAAAGACTTAAAAGTGATGTTTGCCGAATTTGCCGGCCAGCTTTTGCAAACAAACATTATTTCCGGTGATGGGGATGTGAAATACCACATGGGTTATTCCTCTGAGGTGGCCACCTCAAGGGGGCGTAAGGTTCATTTGTCCCTTTCCCATAATCCAAGCCATTTGGAGGCCGTTAATGCAGTGGCCATGGGGGCCACCCGTTCCAAACAGAAATTGAAAAACGATATCAACAAAACAAGGACAATTGCGGTGATGATCCACGGTGATGCAGCTTTTTCGGGGCAGGGAAGTGTTTATGAACTGTTGACCATGTCGGAGCTGCCCGGTTACACCATTGGTGGAGCGGTTCATATTATTGTCAATAACCAGATTGGTTTTACGACAACACCTGCTGAATATCGTTCGCAACCCCAGGCAACCGATGTAGCCAAGATGCTTGAAATCCCTATTTTCAGGGTTAATGCGGACGAACCCGAGCTAGCCTTGAAATGCATTTCCCTGGCGCTTGATTACCGTTACACGTTTAAACGCGATGTTGTCATTGATCTGTTGGGGTATCGTCGTTACGGACATAACGAATCGGATGAACCCGAGTTTACCCAGCCCGTTGTATACAAGGCCATTAACCAGCATCCACGTGTTCGACAAATTTATGCTGAAAAATTGATTCGGGAAAAAGTGGTAAGTCAGGAAGAGGTTGACGCTCTATTTCAAACTTCCTGGAAGGCTTGTGAAGAAGCGCACCTTGCTTCCAAAAAAGCCAAGGTTCCCCCACCCAAGCAGGCTTTTGGCAAACGATGGACGCATTTAAATTCACCCCCCTTGGGAGAAAAATTTTTCAAGCCTTTAAAAACAGGACTTCCCATAGAAAACTTGATTCAATTGGGAGGGCAGTTGATTCAAATTCCGGCCCGTTTTCATCTTCACAAAAAATTTGAGCGCTTTAATCAGGGCCGCCGTGAGATGTTGGAGGCCAAGAAAGGCCTGGATTTTGGTTTTGCCGAAAGCCTTGCTTTTGCTACTTTGTTAACCGAAGGAATTCCTGTCCGTTTGGTGGGGCAGGATACCCAGCGAGGCACCTTTTCACATCGTCATGCCGTTTTTCATGATATCAACGACGGGCATGAATATACTCCATTGAATCATTTGAAAGCTCGAAGGGCTGACGTTGAAATCATCAATAGCCTTTTGTCAGAATATGCTGCGTTGGGTTTTGAATTTGGACAAAGCCTGGCCAACCCGAACAAGCTCACCCTATGGGAAGCCCAATTTGGCGATTTTGCCAATGGGGCGCAAATCATTATTGACCAGTTTGTGACCAGTTCGGCCATCAAGTGGCAACGTTATAGTGGGCTGGTCATGCTCCTTCCCCATGGTTATGAAGGGCAGGGGTCCGAACATTCCTCAGGGCGCCTGGAAAGATTTTTACAGGCCTGTGCCCAGAATAATATTCAAGTGTGCAATCTGACAACCCCGGCCCAGTATTTTCATGTGCTCAGGCTTCAGATAAAGCGTAAATTCAGACTGCCCCTGATCATCATGACTCCCAAAAGTTTGTTAAGACATTCCCAGGCTTCCTCACCGCTTTCTGATTTGGAAAAGGGAAGTTTTGAGGAGATTATTGACGAGGCTGATAATGAACTTAAAGCCCAAAGAGTCATCTTGTGCAGTGGAAAAATTTATTATGAGTTGATGGCAGAAAGAAAAAATCATCCAAAGAACAAGACCGCGATCATCCGGGTGGAACAGTTTTATCCCTTTCATGAATTAAAAATGAAAGGCATTTTAAAACGGTACAAAAAAACAAAAAAAATTATTTGGTGCCAGGAAGAACCCAAAAACATGGGGGGATTTTATTTCATGAAGAATGTTTTGGAACCTCTGCTTGGATCTTCCGAACTAAAATATGTCGGGCGTTCAGAGAGGGCATCGCCAGCAGATGGACATGTCCATTTACACCAAAAAGAACAGCTTCGGATTGTGAGGGAAGCGTTGGGAATGTAG
- a CDS encoding dihydrolipoyl dehydrogenase has protein sequence MEGDFVSYDLVVIGSGPGGYVASIRAAQLGMKVLCVEKEASFGGTCLNVGCIPSKALLESSDHFFKIKNEWKEHGINASEVTLGFDVMQARKNKIVTQLTGGIRMLLKKNKVESKTGTACINKDKSVTITSGNSKETVQAKNIIIATGSVPTSLPHLPIDQKTILDSTGALALQSIPEKFVVVGGGAIGLEMGSVYARLGSQVTVIEATDRIIPTMDADLSRGLMSALQKQGMKFKLDTKIKELTLVPSIPRLRSGTTLLGDPERSRRVEVIYETAGKEEKMEAEAVLISIGRKPNTEGLGCEEAGIQKDAKGFIVVDDHYQTSLPNIYAIGDVIGGAMLAHKASEEGVALVETLSGHAGHVNYFAIPSVVYTNPEVASVGFDEEELKAKGVQYKKSKFPFAANGRALSMGFKEGFVKMLADVKTDRLLGVHILAPHASDLIAEMVLALEYSASTEDVARTIHAHPTLSEALKEGALGLGSGTIHS, from the coding sequence ATGGAAGGAGATTTTGTGAGTTACGATCTAGTTGTCATTGGTTCAGGCCCTGGGGGATATGTGGCCAGTATTCGTGCGGCCCAATTGGGAATGAAGGTTTTGTGTGTTGAAAAAGAGGCGAGTTTTGGAGGTACTTGTTTGAATGTGGGGTGCATTCCCAGTAAGGCGCTTCTTGAATCAAGCGACCATTTTTTTAAAATAAAAAATGAATGGAAGGAGCATGGGATTAATGCTTCAGAAGTAACACTTGGTTTTGATGTCATGCAGGCCCGAAAAAATAAAATTGTCACCCAGCTTACAGGTGGCATTCGCATGTTACTCAAAAAAAATAAGGTTGAATCAAAAACAGGGACAGCGTGCATCAATAAAGACAAGTCGGTGACCATCACTTCAGGAAATTCCAAAGAAACTGTTCAGGCCAAAAATATCATCATTGCCACGGGAAGTGTTCCGACAAGTCTTCCTCATTTACCCATCGACCAAAAAACAATTCTGGATTCGACCGGGGCTTTGGCCCTTCAAAGCATTCCGGAAAAATTTGTGGTTGTGGGCGGGGGTGCCATTGGTTTGGAAATGGGTTCTGTGTATGCCCGCCTGGGAAGCCAGGTGACGGTGATTGAAGCCACAGATCGCATCATTCCTACGATGGATGCCGACTTAAGCCGTGGATTGATGAGTGCTTTGCAAAAGCAGGGGATGAAGTTTAAACTCGACACAAAAATTAAAGAACTTACTCTTGTCCCCTCGATCCCTCGACTTCGCTCGGGAACCACTCTGCTCGGGGACCCTGAGCGGAGTCGAAGGGTTGAAGTAATTTATGAAACAGCCGGTAAAGAGGAAAAAATGGAAGCAGAAGCTGTTCTTATTTCAATTGGTCGCAAACCAAATACCGAAGGATTGGGCTGTGAAGAAGCTGGCATCCAAAAAGATGCCAAGGGATTTATTGTCGTGGATGACCATTATCAAACCAGTCTTCCCAATATCTATGCCATTGGCGATGTGATTGGCGGGGCCATGCTTGCCCACAAGGCCTCTGAAGAAGGGGTGGCCCTTGTTGAGACTCTTTCCGGGCATGCTGGCCATGTGAATTATTTTGCCATCCCCAGTGTGGTATATACCAACCCCGAGGTGGCAAGCGTTGGTTTTGATGAAGAGGAACTCAAAGCCAAGGGTGTGCAATATAAAAAATCGAAATTTCCTTTTGCAGCCAATGGGCGTGCCTTGAGCATGGGATTTAAAGAAGGTTTTGTGAAAATGCTTGCTGATGTAAAAACCGATCGACTATTGGGCGTGCATATTTTGGCCCCCCATGCTTCCGATCTTATTGCTGAGATGGTTTTAGCTCTTGAATATTCGGCCTCCACTGAAGATGTAGCTCGTACCATCCATGCCCATCCCACACTTTCTGAGGCTCTTAAAGAAGGGGCACTTGGGCTTGGAAGCGGGACCATCCATTCATAA